In Pirellulales bacterium, the genomic window GGTTTGCCTGGCTCGTGCCCGTGGGATTGGCCGCTGGATTGGCCCTCTTGCCTTATAGAAGATTCTGGCTACTGTCGCTGGCAATCTTTGTCATCGGCTTTCTGCCGGTGAGCGGCGTTATTTCGTTTGTGTTTCAATACTATTCCACCGTTTCTGACCGCTATGTCTACCTTTCGATGTTCGGCGTGAGCCTTGCTGTCGCATGGTTCTTCACGGTTCAGAGACGGCCTCTGCTGATCGTTGCATTTAGTGTTGTACTGTGTGTTCTGGCAGTTCTCAGCATTCGACAAGGAATGACTTGGAGATCGTCAGAAACCTTGTACGCGCACGCGACGAGTGTAACTCGCAATGGTTATTTGACGCAAAGCGGTCTCGGAAACTTATACGCAGATACCGGACGGCAGCATGAAGCCATCGAGCACCTGGAGCAGGCCGCAGCATTAAAGCCCAATTCCGGAGCCGTGCATCACAAGTTGGGAGCGGCATTGCTGGAAGTGGGACGAGCGGACGACGCCGTCGAACAATTTCGCGAAGCAGCGCGGCTGATGCCAGACAATGCTGTTGCCCGTACCGATTTGGGAGTGGCATTGGGCAAGGCGGGGCGATCACAAGAGGCGATTGAAGAATTCGAGCGCGTCCTACAAGGGCAGCCGGACGATGTCGAAACTCTTGTCAACCTGGTGGTGGCGTATGCGCGTGCTGGTCGGCGTGCCGACGCCCTTGCCGCCGCCCAGAGGGCCCGCACACTTGCGCGCACGCAGAGGAACATGCGTTTGCTCCTCAACATCGAGGGATGGTTGGAAAAAAACGGAGGGCAGGAGTCACGACCGTAGTTTCCTGGTCGCAGCAGCGAATTTTCTTTCAAGCTCTCCGGCAACTCTGCCATTTGTCCGCATGGTCACATGCCCATGACCGAACTCGCCCCGAACACAAGCAACGCCGCGGCGAGGACGCGCCGGCAGTTCTATTTGCCGATCCTCGCTTTGCTGCTGTTGACTTTGTTCATGTTCGGCGATGTCTTGTTTTCGTCGGACACCGTCCTCTCCAAGAACGGGCTGGACCTGGTTCAGCAAGGGATACCATGGCGGGAATTCGGTTTTGGCCAGTTGCGCAATGGGAATTTGCCTCTGTGGAATCCGCATGTGTTTCTGGGAGTACCGTTCCTGGGCAGTTTCCAATCGGCGCTGCTCTATCCGCCCAATTGGCTGTATCTGGTATGGCCGGTCGGCTTGACGACGAATTGGCTGATTGCAGGTCACCTTTTTCTTGGCGGCCTCTTTATGTACGTCTGGTCCTGGCGGCGTGGCCTGCATCCTGTGGCCTGCCTGGTGGCCGCAACGCTGCTGATGTTTTGTGGACCGCAATTCTT contains:
- a CDS encoding tetratricopeptide repeat protein, coding for MSSRISAGHGHFDPSVYHAGDVILHGLNACLVLIILKLLTANVGAALLGALLFALHPLQVESVAWISETKGLLGNFFCLSGLALQVGRFRWQHVSKTAGWALCAGMNLAFILALLSKPSTMAMIPIAWLIQIGFLRRSIMLTTLELLPAAIAAAAISIVTKLAQGDELLEFIPPLAMRPLIAGDAIAFYLGKLVMPFSLTVDYGRSPEFVLETNWIRFAWLVPVGLAAGLALLPYRRFWLLSLAIFVIGFLPVSGVISFVFQYYSTVSDRYVYLSMFGVSLAVAWFFTVQRRPLLIVAFSVVLCVLAVLSIRQGMTWRSSETLYAHATSVTRNGYLTQSGLGNLYADTGRQHEAIEHLEQAAALKPNSGAVHHKLGAALLEVGRADDAVEQFREAARLMPDNAVARTDLGVALGKAGRSQEAIEEFERVLQGQPDDVETLVNLVVAYARAGRRADALAAAQRARTLARTQRNMRLLLNIEGWLEKNGGQESRP